One genomic segment of Arachis duranensis cultivar V14167 chromosome 4, aradu.V14167.gnm2.J7QH, whole genome shotgun sequence includes these proteins:
- the LOC127746753 gene encoding ATP synthase gamma chain, chloroplastic: protein MSCSNLTMLVSSKPSLSDASNLSFRSVLNPFQLPSQNSPSCSLSRSSVTPVQCGLRELRTRIESVKNTQKITEAMKLVAAAKVRRAQEAVVNGRPFSETLVEVLYNINEQLQTEDIDVPLTKVRPVKKVALVVCTGDRGLCGGFNNNIIKKAEARIAELKDLGLDYTIISVGKKGNSYFLRRPYIPVDRFLEGGSLPTAKEAQAIADDAFSLFISEEVDKVELLYTKFVSLVKSDPVIHTLLPLSPKGEICDINGNCVDAADDEFFRLTTKEGKLTVERDAVRTKTEDYSAILEFEQDPVQILDALLPLYLNSQVLRALQESLASELAARMSAMSSATDNAVELKKNLSIVYNRERQAKITGEILEIVAGANALQ from the coding sequence ATGTCTTGTTCCAATCTCACTATGTTGGTGTCCTCAAAACCTTCTCTTTCTGATGCCTCCAACCTCTCCTTTCGTTCTGTTCTCAATCCTTTTCAGCTCCCTTCACAAAACTCACCCTCATGCAGCCTCTCACGTTCTTCTGTCACCCCAGTACAGTGTGGTCTCAGAGAGCTCAGAACCCGCATTGAATCTGTCAAGAACACACAGAAGATCACAGAAGCAATGAAGCTTGTTGCAGCCGCTAAAGTCAGAAGGGCTCAAGAAGCTGTTGTTAATGGAAGACCCTTCTCAGAGACTCTTGTTGAGGTCCTTTACAACATCAACGAGCAGCTCCAAACTGAGGACATTGATGTCCCTCTCACAAAGGTTAGGCCAGTGAAGAAGGTAGCACTGGTTGTGTGTACTGGTGATAGAGGTCTCTGTGGTGGTTTCAACAATAACATCATCAAGAAAGCCGAAGCAAGAATTGCTGAATTGAAGGATCTTGGTCTTGACTACACTATCATTAGCGTTGGCAAGAAGGGTAACTCTTACTTCCTCCGCAGGCCTTACATACCAGTTGATCGGTTTCTAGAAGGAGGATCGCTCCCAACTGCGAAAGAGGCTCAGGCAATTGCCGATGACGCCTTCTCGTTGTTTATCAGCGAAGAGGTTGACAAAGTAGAACTCTTGTACACAAAGTTTGTGTCATTGGTGAAATCAGATCCTGTGATTCACACCTTACTTCCACTGTCGCCAAAGGGAGAGATATGTGACATCAATGGAAACTGTGTTGATGCTGCTGATGATGAGTTCTTCAGGCTAACAACAAAGGAAGGAAAGCTAACTGTGGAGAGGGATGCTGTGAGGACAAAGACAGAAGACTATTCAGCAATTTTGGAGTTTGAGCAGGATCCTGTTCAGATCCTTGATGCCCTCTTGCCGCTTTATCTCAACAGCCAAGTCCTGAGAGCACTTCAAGAATCACTTGCAAGTGAGCTTGCTGCTAGAATGAGTGCAATGAGCAGTGCAACTGATAATGCTGTTGAGTTGAAGAAGAACTTATCCATTGTCTACAATAGGGAACGTCAGGCTAAGATCACAGGTGAAATTCTTGAGATTGTTGCTGGTGCCAATGCTCTTCAATAG